A stretch of Eleutherodactylus coqui strain aEleCoq1 chromosome 2, aEleCoq1.hap1, whole genome shotgun sequence DNA encodes these proteins:
- the LOC136610430 gene encoding olfactory receptor 1500-like, whose translation MNYENQRISEANNLTEVTEFFLLGFQVSHSLRILLFSLFLVVYCGTICGNLLIITLVSTSKTLHTPMYFFISQLSISDILVITDIVPNMLHVQMNNGGTITFTGCLIQLYFLGSSEIFECYLLTVMSFDRYVAICNPLRYTSIMTNTCCVILTIICWLPGFSITLFYTITIAKLNFCGLNIIDHLFCDLVPLLELACSETFSVHLQIYVLGIPIVIIPTTIIVVSYTYIIITVLSIPSITGRHKAFSTCSSHLIVVSIFYWTIFSLYIIPQKSQTFSRSKILSLLYTMFTPLINPLIYSLRNKDIRKSVQETLHKSFTCGNCP comes from the coding sequence GCAAACAATCTGACTGAGGTCACAGAATTTTTCCTCTTAGGATTTCAAGTGAGCCATAGTTTAAGAATTTTGCTATTTTCTCTTTTCCTGGTGGTTTACTGTGGGACAATATGTGGGAACCTCCTGATCATCACTCTGGTGTCCACCAGCAAGACCCTCCAcactccaatgtacttcttcatctCACAACTGTCCATCAGTGACATCTTGGTCATTACAGATATTGTCCCCAACATGCTTCATGTGCAAATGAATAATGGAGGCACGATTACTTTTACGGGTTGTCTGATTCAGCTTTATTTCCTTGGCAGCTCAGAAATATTTGAATGTTATCTTCTCACAGTGATGTCTTTTGACAGATATGTGGCCATCTGTAATCCTCTCCGGTACACTTCCATCATGACAAATACATGTTGTGTGATATTGACCATCATCTGTTGGTTGCCTGGGTTTTCCATCACTTTGTTTTACACCATAACTATAGCAAAGCTAAACTTTTGTGGACTAAATATTATTGACCATTTATTCTGTGACCTTGTCCCCTTACTAGAACTTGCATGCTCTGAAACCTTCAGTGTCCACTTGCAGATTTATGTATTAGGCATTCCAATTGTAATAATCCCAACCACAATCATTGTAGTGTCTTATACTTATATTATTATAACAGTCCTAAGTATTCCATCCATCACTGGTAGAcataaagccttctccacctgcagCTCCCACCTCATTGTAGTCTCCATATTCTACTGGACTATTTTCAGCCTTTATATTATTCCCCAAAAAAGTCAAACTTTCTCCAGGAGTAAAATCCTATCCCTACTATATACTATGTTTACTCCTTTGATCAACCCCCTTATATACAGTCTGAGAAATAAAGACATTAGAAAATCCGTACAGGAAACACTTCATAAATCTTTTACATGTGGTAATTGTCCCTAA